The genomic region TCTGAGCCTAGTGCGCGTCATCCCTCCGCACGAGCGCGTCGGCAGTGCGCAGGACCGGATCGACTTCCGGCTCGACCGGGAGCCCAGGCCCAGCGTGACGACGTCCTACTGGGCCGCCGCCGACCCGTTCTGGCGAGCGCACGGTCTCGACCACCCGGACTTCCTCGCCTACGTCCAGGCGCTGGCGGGGGAGGACCAGGTGATCGCCACGGCTCTGGAGGCCGGCGATTACGAGGCCGTGCGTGCGGCGCTCGCCTTCCTCAACGACGGTCCGCTCTGGTAGGCGGAAGGGCGGCCGGGGGCGGCCCAGGCATGAGCGGCCCGCAACGGGGAACGTCTAGACATGGCCGAGCACGACTCCTCGTCCACCCGTCCGGTGCCACCGCAGACGGGGATCTTCCGACGAAAGCCGGTGCAGGCGCCGCCCGCCGAGGGTGGGCTGGAGCGCAGCATCGGGCTGTGGCAGCTCACCGCGATCGGGCTCGGCGCGATCATCGGGGCGGGGATCTTCGCGCTCGCCGGCACCGTCGCCAAGGAGGACGCCGGCCCGGCGGTGACCGTCTCGTTCCTCATCGCCGGCGTCGCGAGCGCCTGCGCCGCGCTGTCGTACGCCGAGTTCGGCGGCCTGATCCCGGCGGCCGGGTCGGCCTACACCTACGGGTACGCGGTGCTCGGCGAGGCGGTGGGCTGGTTCATCGGCTGGGACCTGCTGCTGGAGTACACGGCGATCGTCGCGGTGGTGGCGATCGGAGTCTCGCAGTACATCTCGTTCCTCGCCGAGTCGGTCGGGCTCGACCTGCCCGCGTGGATGCTCGGCGCGCCGGGCACGGGCGAGGGGCACCGCGTCGACCTGTTCGCGGTGCTGCTGTGCCTGGGCGTCGCGTGGCTGCTGAACCGCGGCATCAGGACCAGCACCCGGGTCGAGACCTGGCTGGTGGGCGTGAAGCTGCTGATCGTGCTGGCCGTCATCGTGGTCGGCGCCTTCTACATCGACGCCGACAACCTGACGCCGTACTTCCCGAACGGGCTGGGGGGTGCCGCCACCGGCGCCGCCATCGTCTTCTTCGCGGTTTTCGGGTACGACGCGATGAGCACCGCCGCGGAGGAGTCCAAGGACGCCGAGCGCAACCTGCCGAAGGCGGTGATCTTGTCGCTGGCCGTCGCGATGGTGCTCTACCTGCTGGCCGCCACCGTCCTCACCGGCATGGTGAACTACTCCGACCTCACCGGCGAGGCGGCGTTCAGTGAGGCCTTCAGCGCCGTCGGGCTCGGCGGCTTCTCCGAGATCGTGGCGATCGGCGCGATCGTCGGCATCATCACCGTGCTGTTCTCCTTCACCCTCGCCGCGTCGCGGGTCTGGTACGCGATCAGCCGCGACGGGCTGCTGCCCGGCTGGTTCGCTCGGACCAACGCCCACCACTCCCCGAGCCGGCCCACCTGGATCGTCGGCATCGTCGCGGCCGGCATCGCGGGGTTCGCCCAGATCGGGGAGGCCGCCGAGCTGACCAACATCGGCATCCTGCTCGCCTTCGTGGTCGTCTCTGCGGCGGTGATCGTGCTGCGCTACCGCTCCCCGGAGCTGCCGCGGACGTTCCGGGTCCCGCTGATGCCGCTCACCCCGCTGCTCGGGATCGCGTTCTCGCTGTGGCTGATCACCAAGCTCGACCCGGCCACGTGGCTGCGGTTCGGGGCCTGGTTCGTCCTGGGCGCGATCATCTACGGCGCCTACGGCTATCGGCACAGCAAGCTCGGCCGCGGCGAGGCGGTGCAGACGCCCGGCGGCTGAGCGCCCCGGCGGTCAGCGGGTCGCGTGGTAGCCCGCGCCGTGGGTGCCCTCGTCGGGGTCCGGGCCGTCGTCGTTCTCGAGCTCGGCGGCGATGGAGACCGTCAGGCCCCCGAACAGGAAGCCGATGATGGCGCCGGCCAGGGTCGTGGTGCTCATCGTGGCTCCTCAGTGGGTGTGCTGCGCGGAGTACTGGTGGGTCAGGGCGTGGCCCTTGCCGCGACCGATGAGGTACCGGTTGACGGGGAACGCCGCGACGAACGCGACCGCGAGGGCGATCATCATGCCGATCCAGAAGATCGGGTTGACCAGGCCGCTGTCCATCGCGCCGGGGATGAGCGCCATGACCAGGTTGTCGACCAGCTCCATCGTGGCGATCGAGATCGTGTCGGCGGCGAAGACCAGGCTCAGGGCGGCGGTGAACGACGCGCCGGCCCGCAGCAGCGGCAGGGTCGAGAGGGCGTAGCCGAACAGGAACGCCAGCCCGACGGCCAGCGCGATCGTCGCACCGGTGGCCAGGCCGAGGGCGGTGCCGATCATCAGGCCGAGGATCTCGCCGATCGCACAGCCGGTCAGGCAGTGCAGTGTCGCGTTCGCGGCCATCGCGTTCACGCCGCCGCCGTGGCCCGGCTGGTGGTCGTGCAGCTGGTGCTGGTCCATCGGTCCTCCTCGAGTCGACAGGTACCCCTAGGGGGTATCTGGGCAAAGTGCGGTGGGCGGCCGGTTATTCCCGCTCGCCCAGGTCAGCCGGGAACTGTCGGTGCTCGCCCCTAGCGTCGGGTCCCCACACCCGAGGAGGGCGCGATGACCACGGACGGACCCGAGCTGGACGATCAGGTGGAGGCCGCCTGGGCCGAGTTCCGGGAGGAGCTGGCCGACCGGCTGGTGCTCCTGGGCGAGGACGAGGTGCTGCCGCTCGAGGTGCAGGTCGCGGCGTACGACGACGAGCTCGACGGCGCGGCGCCCTACCTCCAGGTGCTCCGCTGGGGCGCGCTGCTGCGGGCCGAGGCGGTCAGCAACGTCTATCTCGACGAGCAGTACGCCCTCGACGACCGGGCGGTCGACCGGCTCCTCCAGATCGGGTGGCGGGCGCCGTGCCTGGACGAGAACGGTGTCCCGGTCCCGGGAGAGGCGAACTTCCATGTGGACGTCGAGCTGCGCCAGGCCGAGGAGGTGGCGGTGCTCGTGGTGCGGACGCTGCGCGAGGTCTACGGCTGCCAGCACCCGGCGTTCGTCTACGGCTGGGGGAGCGGTGACGACACCGAACTGGCGCCGCCCGCCCCGGACGACGAGCCGCTGGCGGTGCACGCCGAGGACCACGCGCACCTCCGGCGCCTGGTCGACGACGCCATGCGGGTGGCGCTCGGCGACGCGTTCCGCCACGACCCGGACGGCGACATCCCGGTCCCGGCCGGTCTGTCGATGCTCTTCGTCCGCGTCGTCGACGACCGGCCGGCTGTCGACGTCTTCGCCCACGTCGTCTGTGACGCCCAGGACGTCGACCGGCTGCCGCTCGAGGCCGCCCTGCTCAACCGGGACGCCGAGTTCGGACGCTTCCAGGTCGAGGGCGACTCGATCGTGCTGGCCGCCCGGATCTGTGCGGTGCCCTTCGCGCCGGAGCAGCTGCGGGTCGTCGTCGCGGTCCTCCAGGACCAGGTCCAGGCGGTCGCCCGGGACCTCACGGTGCGGGTCCGGGGTCGCCAGTTCCTGGAGCCGGCCCGACCGGCCGAGCCGGCCCCGGCCCCGGAGCACCGCCGGGTCCGGATGCTGCTCGAGCTCCTCCACGACGGGCCGGTGCCGACCCGCAGCATCGCCGAGGCCTTCGACCGGGACCGGCTGGCGCTGATCGCCGCGATCGTCGCCGTGCGCACCGGCCGCGTCGACCTGGACGGCCACCGCGAGGACGTCGTCCTGACCTCCCTGCGCCGCGCCCTGCGGCTGGTCGTCGACGGCCGGTCCGAGCTCGGGTCCCACCGCCCCGGGCCCGTGGCCTCGCAGCAGGCCTCGCTGCTCTCCGCCGACGAGCTCGGCGAGGGCGCGCTCGACCTCGGGTGGTCGGCCTGAGCCCGGGCCGGCAGGACCGGTGAGGCGAGGAACACCCCGCAGGACCGGCGTTCCGCGGAACAGCCGTGTCGCCGCCCGCTGTTGGACACCGACATGGACCTCTTCACCCCCGTGACCCTCGGCGACCTCGAACTGGCGAACCGGGTGGCGATGGCCCCGCTGACCCGGATGCGCGCCGGCGCGAGCGGCGTCCCCAACGACCTCCTCGTCGAGCACTACGCCCAGCGCGCGAGCCTCGGCCTGATCGTCACCGAGGGGACCTACCCCCGCTACGAGTCCCAGGCCTTCGTGGGCCAGCCCGGCATGGTGACCGAGGAGCAGCAGGCCGGCTGGGCGCGGGTCGCCGAGGCCGTCCACGCGCGCGGCGGCAAGATCGTGATGCAGGTGATGCACGGCGGCCGCGTGACCCACCCGGACGTGAACGGCGGGCGCCGCGTCGAGGCACCGAGCGCCATCGCGATCCAGGGCGAGAGCCACACCGAGAAAGGCATGCAGCCCTACCCGGTGCCGCACGCGCTCACCGGCGCGGAGGCCCAGGAGATCAAGGCCGACTTCGTCGCCGCCTCCCGGCGGGCGATCGCCGCGGGCCTGGACGGCGTCGAGGTGCACGGCGCCAACGGCTACCTGCTCCACGAGTTCCTCTCCCCGGCGTCCAACCAGCGCACCGACGAGTACGGCGGCTCGCCCGAGGCCCGCGCCCGCTTCGTCGTCGAGGTCGTGACAGCCGTCGTCGAGGCGGTCGGCGCCGGCCGGGTCGGCCTGCGGATCTCACCGGAGAACAACATCCAGGACGCCCTGGAGACCGACCGCGCCGACGTGCTCGCGACGTACGGCGCGCTGCTCGACCAGCTGCGTCCGCTCGGCCTCGCGTACCTCTCCGTGCTGCACGCCGACCCCGCCGGCGACCTGGTGCAGGAGCTGCGCCGGCGCTTCGCAGGTCCGCTGATGGCCAACAGCGGCTTCGGACGGGTGACCACCCGCGCGGAGGCCGTGCAGCTGGTCGAGGACGCCCACGCCGATCTGGTGGCGGTCGGCCGCGCCGCGCTCGCCAACCCGGACCTGGTCGAGCGGTGGCGGGGCGAGCACCCCGAGAACGAGCCGGACCAGGCGACGTTCTACGGCCCCGGTGCGGTCGGCTACACCGACTACCCGTTCCGCTCCGCCTGACGCGACGCGGCGGGCCTCGCCCCGCCTGATCGGCAGCGCCCGGAAAGACCGCGTCAACCCGCGTCAAGACCGCGTCAAGTTCGCCGGTCCGGGCGTCGGCGGGCGCTTCAGTTGGCCGCATGAATGTTGAGAACGGCCTCCTGATCGTCGCGGTCCTCGCCGTCGCGGCGTACCTCCTCACGGCGCTGATCCGTCCGGAGCGTTTCTAGTGTCAGACAACGTTGCCGGGCTGCTGCAGATCGCGGCCCTGATCCTGCTGCTGGCGGCCGTGTACGTGCCGCTGGGTGACTACATGGCGCGCGTGTACACGGGCACCTCGCACCTGCGCGTGGAGCGGGTGGTCTACCGGCTCACCGGAGTCGACCCGGCCGCCGGGCAGAGCCCCAAGGCCTACGCGCTGAGCGTGGTCGGGTTCTCGCTGGTCAGCGTCGTGGTGCTGATGGCGATCCTGATGGGCCAGGCCGCGCTGCCGTTCGACCGCGACCTGGACGGCATGCCGTTCTGGATGTCGTTCAACACCGCCGCGTCGTTCGTGGCCAACACGAACTGGCAGTCCTACGGCGGCGAGTCGACGCTCGGCTTCGCCGCGCAGATGGCCGGCCTGGCGGTCCAGAACTTCCTCTCCGCGGCGGTCGGCATCGCGGTCGCGGTGGCGCTGATCCGCGGCTTCGTCCAGGTCCGCAGCGGCGAGCTCGGCAACTTCTGGGTCGACCTGACCCGCGGCACACTGCGCATCCTGCTCCCGATGGCCTTCCTCGGCGCCGTGCTGCTGATGGCGGGCGGCGTCGTGCAGAGCTTCAGCGACACCACGATGACGACCCTCGCCGGTCACGACCAGGTCCTCACCGGCGGCCCGGTGGCCAGCCAGGAGGCCATCAAGGTCCTCGGCACCAACGGCGGCGGCTTCTACAACGCCAACTCCGCCCACCCCTTCGAGAACCCCAACGCGGCCACCAACCTGCTCCAGATCTTCCTGATGCTGGTGATCCCGATCAGCCTGACCCGCACCCTCGGCACCATGCTCGGGAACCGCCGCCAGGGCCTCGCGGTCCTGGCCGCCATGGGTGTGCTGATGACGATCTCGCTGGCGATCATCACGGCCGGCGAGGCCGGCGCCCGGTCCCAGGCCGGGCAGGCCGCCGGCGCCGCGATGGAGGGCAAGGAGACCCGGTTCGGCGAGTGGGCCAGCGCCCTGTTCGGCATGGTCTCCACCGGGACGTCGACCGGGGCGGTCAACGCCGCCCACGACTCCTTCACGCCGGTCGGCGGTGGTGCCGCGCTGGTGAACATGATGCTCGGCGAGATCACTCCCGGCGGTGTCGGCTCCGGCATCTACGGCATCCTCGTGATGTCCATCGTGGCCGTCTTCATCGCCGGCCTGATGGTGGGCCGCACCCCGGAGTTCCTGGGGAAGAAGATCGGCTCGCGGCAGATGACGTACGTCGCGCTGTACACGCTCACCACGCCCGCCCTGGTGCTGATCGGCACCGGCATCGCGATGGCGCTGGACTCGACACCGGACGCGATGGGCAACGCCGGCGGCCACGGCTTCAGCGAGGTGCTCTACGCCTACACCTCCGGCGCCAACAACAACGGCAGCGCCTTCGGCGGCATCACGGTGACCTCGGACTTCTTCCAGATCACCATCGGGCTGGCGATGCTGCTGGGCCGCCTGCTGCCGATCGTGTTCGTCCTGCTCCTGGCCGGCTCGCTGGCCGAGCAGGGCAAGGTCCCCGCCACCGCGGGCACGCTGCCGACCCACAAGCCCATCTTCGTGGCCCTGCTGGTCGGCGTGATCTTGATCCTGACCGGCCTGACCTACTTCCCCGCCCTCTCCCTGGGCCCCATCGCAGAGGCACTCGCATGAGCACCGCGACCCGCACCGCCACCAGCCCGACCACCCCGACACCTCCCGCGGGCGACAAGCCCACCACCGGTCTGACCCTGCGGACCCTGGCCACCCAGGGCGTCCAGCAGCTGCCCGAGGCGCTGCGCAAGCTGCACCCGCGGCACCTGTGGCGCTCGCCGGTCATGTTCCTGGTCTGGCTCGGCTCGATCCTCACCACCGTCGTCGCGGTCACCGACCCGAGCGTCTTCGCGATCTCGCTGGCGATCTGGCTCTGGCTCACCGTCGTGTTCGGCAACCTGGCCGAGGCGGTGGCCGAGGGCCGCGGCAAGGCCCAGGCCGCGTCGCTGCGGGCCACCCGCAGCGACACCGTGGCCCGGCGCCTGGACTCCTCCGGGGCCGAGACGCAGGTGGCCGGCACCGAGCTCCAGGTCGGCGACCGGGTAGTCGTCGAGGCCGGGGAGGTCATCCCCGGCGACGGCGACATCGTCGAGGGCATCGCCTCGGTCGACGAGTCCGCGATCACCGGCGAGTCCGCCCCGGTCATCCGCGAGGCCGGCGGTGACCGGAGCGCGGTCACCGGCGGGACCAAGGTGCTCTCGGACCGGATCGTCGTCCGGATCACCGCGGCGGCCGGCCAGACGTTCCTGGACAAGATGATCGCCCTGGTCGAGGGGACCTCGAGGCGCAAGACCCCCAACGAGGTCGCGCTGTCGATCCTGCTGGTCAGCCTGACGCTGGTGTTCCTCGCCGCGGTCGCCACCCTCCCCACGATGGCGGAGTACGCCGGGGCGCCGCAGGACGTGGTGGTGCTGGTCGCGCTGCTGGTGTGCCTGATCCCCACGACCATCGGCGCGCTGCTCTCGGCGATCGGCATCGCCGGCATGGACCGGCTGGTGCGCGTCAACGTGCTGGCCATGTCCGGCCGCGCGGTCGAGGCCGCGGGCGACGTCAGCACCCTGCTGCTGGACAAGACCGGCACCATCACCTACGGCAACCGCCGGGCCAGCCGGTTCGTGCCGGCGCCGGGCGTGAGCGAGTCCGAGCTGCGCGACGCGGCGCGGCTCTCCAGCCTGGCCGACCAGACTCCCGAGGGCCGCTCCATCGTCGAGCTCGCCCTCGAGCAGGGCGCGGACGACCGTGACCTGCCGGGTGGCGCCGAGTTCGTCGAGTTCACAGCCCAGACCCGGATG from Nocardioides pantholopis harbors:
- a CDS encoding amino acid permease, which encodes MAEHDSSSTRPVPPQTGIFRRKPVQAPPAEGGLERSIGLWQLTAIGLGAIIGAGIFALAGTVAKEDAGPAVTVSFLIAGVASACAALSYAEFGGLIPAAGSAYTYGYAVLGEAVGWFIGWDLLLEYTAIVAVVAIGVSQYISFLAESVGLDLPAWMLGAPGTGEGHRVDLFAVLLCLGVAWLLNRGIRTSTRVETWLVGVKLLIVLAVIVVGAFYIDADNLTPYFPNGLGGAATGAAIVFFAVFGYDAMSTAAEESKDAERNLPKAVILSLAVAMVLYLLAATVLTGMVNYSDLTGEAAFSEAFSAVGLGGFSEIVAIGAIVGIITVLFSFTLAASRVWYAISRDGLLPGWFARTNAHHSPSRPTWIVGIVAAGIAGFAQIGEAAELTNIGILLAFVVVSAAVIVLRYRSPELPRTFRVPLMPLTPLLGIAFSLWLITKLDPATWLRFGAWFVLGAIIYGAYGYRHSKLGRGEAVQTPGG
- a CDS encoding DUF4396 domain-containing protein: MDQHQLHDHQPGHGGGVNAMAANATLHCLTGCAIGEILGLMIGTALGLATGATIALAVGLAFLFGYALSTLPLLRAGASFTAALSLVFAADTISIATMELVDNLVMALIPGAMDSGLVNPIFWIGMMIALAVAFVAAFPVNRYLIGRGKGHALTHQYSAQHTH
- a CDS encoding T3SS (YopN, CesT) and YbjN peptide-binding chaperone 1, with amino-acid sequence MTTDGPELDDQVEAAWAEFREELADRLVLLGEDEVLPLEVQVAAYDDELDGAAPYLQVLRWGALLRAEAVSNVYLDEQYALDDRAVDRLLQIGWRAPCLDENGVPVPGEANFHVDVELRQAEEVAVLVVRTLREVYGCQHPAFVYGWGSGDDTELAPPAPDDEPLAVHAEDHAHLRRLVDDAMRVALGDAFRHDPDGDIPVPAGLSMLFVRVVDDRPAVDVFAHVVCDAQDVDRLPLEAALLNRDAEFGRFQVEGDSIVLAARICAVPFAPEQLRVVVAVLQDQVQAVARDLTVRVRGRQFLEPARPAEPAPAPEHRRVRMLLELLHDGPVPTRSIAEAFDRDRLALIAAIVAVRTGRVDLDGHREDVVLTSLRRALRLVVDGRSELGSHRPGPVASQQASLLSADELGEGALDLGWSA
- a CDS encoding alkene reductase, which codes for MDLFTPVTLGDLELANRVAMAPLTRMRAGASGVPNDLLVEHYAQRASLGLIVTEGTYPRYESQAFVGQPGMVTEEQQAGWARVAEAVHARGGKIVMQVMHGGRVTHPDVNGGRRVEAPSAIAIQGESHTEKGMQPYPVPHALTGAEAQEIKADFVAASRRAIAAGLDGVEVHGANGYLLHEFLSPASNQRTDEYGGSPEARARFVVEVVTAVVEAVGAGRVGLRISPENNIQDALETDRADVLATYGALLDQLRPLGLAYLSVLHADPAGDLVQELRRRFAGPLMANSGFGRVTTRAEAVQLVEDAHADLVAVGRAALANPDLVERWRGEHPENEPDQATFYGPGAVGYTDYPFRSA
- a CDS encoding potassium-transporting ATPase subunit F; the protein is MNVENGLLIVAVLAVAAYLLTALIRPERF
- the kdpA gene encoding potassium-transporting ATPase subunit KdpA, producing the protein MSDNVAGLLQIAALILLLAAVYVPLGDYMARVYTGTSHLRVERVVYRLTGVDPAAGQSPKAYALSVVGFSLVSVVVLMAILMGQAALPFDRDLDGMPFWMSFNTAASFVANTNWQSYGGESTLGFAAQMAGLAVQNFLSAAVGIAVAVALIRGFVQVRSGELGNFWVDLTRGTLRILLPMAFLGAVLLMAGGVVQSFSDTTMTTLAGHDQVLTGGPVASQEAIKVLGTNGGGFYNANSAHPFENPNAATNLLQIFLMLVIPISLTRTLGTMLGNRRQGLAVLAAMGVLMTISLAIITAGEAGARSQAGQAAGAAMEGKETRFGEWASALFGMVSTGTSTGAVNAAHDSFTPVGGGAALVNMMLGEITPGGVGSGIYGILVMSIVAVFIAGLMVGRTPEFLGKKIGSRQMTYVALYTLTTPALVLIGTGIAMALDSTPDAMGNAGGHGFSEVLYAYTSGANNNGSAFGGITVTSDFFQITIGLAMLLGRLLPIVFVLLLAGSLAEQGKVPATAGTLPTHKPIFVALLVGVILILTGLTYFPALSLGPIAEALA
- the kdpB gene encoding potassium-transporting ATPase subunit KdpB; the protein is MSTATRTATSPTTPTPPAGDKPTTGLTLRTLATQGVQQLPEALRKLHPRHLWRSPVMFLVWLGSILTTVVAVTDPSVFAISLAIWLWLTVVFGNLAEAVAEGRGKAQAASLRATRSDTVARRLDSSGAETQVAGTELQVGDRVVVEAGEVIPGDGDIVEGIASVDESAITGESAPVIREAGGDRSAVTGGTKVLSDRIVVRITAAAGQTFLDKMIALVEGTSRRKTPNEVALSILLVSLTLVFLAAVATLPTMAEYAGAPQDVVVLVALLVCLIPTTIGALLSAIGIAGMDRLVRVNVLAMSGRAVEAAGDVSTLLLDKTGTITYGNRRASRFVPAPGVSESELRDAARLSSLADQTPEGRSIVELALEQGADDRDLPGGAEFVEFTAQTRMSGVDLAEGTLIRKGAASAVAEWVGTTPPTAVTDTIGDISRAGGTPLVIACRDEAAGSGRVLGVVHLKDVVKEGMTERFAELRSMGIRTVMITGDNALTAQAIAAEAGVDDFLAEATPEDKLAYIRKEQAGGRLVAMTGDGTNDAPALAAADVGVAMNSGTAAAKEAGNMVDLDSDPTKLIDIVAIGKQLLITRGALTTFSIANDVAKYFAIIPAMFVAAYPSLDALNIMGLATPQSAILSAVIFNALIIIALIPLALRGVRFRAASATAILRRNMLVFGLGGVLVPFVGIKLIDLLVSTIPGIG